The DNA region TTTCCCTGAATTGCTAAACTTAATTGCTCTTCAGTTAAGGATGGATAGACTATACGAGAGCGTAGAATTTTTTTCTTCATAAAATCAGTGAACCTGTGATCTTCAACATTTGACTTTAGACAGCCATCTTATCCATCAATTCCGCCAGCCCCTCGTCCAGCAGATTCAAGCCTTCGTCCAATTGCTCTTCCGTGATCACCAGCGGCGGGACGACGAACAAAATATTCTTGAAATTAAAAACGTACACACCATTGGAAATGAGGAAGTTCTTAAGCGCGGTAATATCGAGCGGCTCTTTTGTTTCGCGGTTCTTCACCAACTCCAGCGCGGAGAACATACCGATGTAGCGCACATCTCCCACGGACGGATGTTTGGCTTTTAGTTCTTCCAGTCGCTTGCCGAGATACTTCCCAACCTTGCGAGCGTTTTCGAATATCTTGTCTTCTTCGTATGCTTCGATGGTGGCAAGCGCGGTGGCGCAAGCCAGCGCGTGACCGTTATACGTCAACCCGGCGACAAGGGTATGGTCATCGAAATGTTTGGCGATATGTTCACGCACGATGACCGCGCCAAGCGGAACATATCCCGCTGTAATACCTTTGGCAGTGGTGATGATGTCGGGTGTGACCTTCCAGTTATCCACAGCAAACCATTCACCGGTGCGCCCCCAACCGCTCATCACTTCGTCCGAGATGAGCAGGATGCCATACTTGTCACAAATCTTCCTCATGCGGGACCAGTATTCATCGGGCGGGATGATAAGTCCATTCGTGCCTGTCACACCTTCGAGGATGATCGCCGCGATCTGGTCGGGACCTTCGTGCTGGATGACCTCCTCCACGTGGCTGATGCACTCGCGATGACAGGTCTCCTTCGTCCAGCCAAAGGGACAGCGGTAGCAATACGGGTCGAGAAAGTGGACAACGCCCGAAATGGCAGGCTCGGCGGCGAGACGGCGATAATCGCCGGTCAGCGCGATCGCGCCATGCGTCGCCCCGTGATAAGAACGATAACGCGCTAATATCTTGTGCCTGCCCGTGTATTGACGGGCGATCTTGATGGCGTTCTCGTTCGCTTCCGCACCGCCAAGGGTGAAGAAGGTCTTTTTCAGGTCGCCGGGGGTGATCTCCGCCAGTTTTTTGCCGAGCAGACCGCGCGGCTCGGTGGCGGCGCCCGGGCTGGCAAAGGTCAGCACGGCGGCTTGGTCTTGGATGGCTTTCACCACTTTGGGATGCTGGTGTCCGACATTGGTGTTCACTAATTGGGATGCAAAATCGAGATAGCGTTTTCCGTCGGCGCTGTAGAAATACACGCCTTCCGCATGGGTCACAGGGATGGGGTTGACCGCTCCCTGCGCGCTCCATGAGAAAAAGGTGTATTCCTTGTTCAGGTCAACGATTTCCTGGGCAGATAGTTTAGTCATGTCGTCTCCGTAACGTTCGCACGTTAGAACGTTGACAGGTTTGAACATTCTAACTTTCCAACATTCAAACCTGCCAACGGATTTACTGCTTCACTTCCTTCACGATCTCGGCATAGACGTTCAAGGTCTCATCGATGTCGGCATCGGAGTGTTCGTAGCACATGAACCACGGTTCGCGGGCATCGTGGTCGGGCATGACGCCGCGCGCGATGGCTTTATCGGCGAGTTCCAGATAGAGTTCGTGATCGCTCTGCGCCCAGTCACGCTGGCAGGTGACAGACTCAGTGTTCAACGAGAAAGAGAACATGGCAGGGTAGCCCGTGAACACAGCGGGGATGTTGTTCTCTTCGAATATCTCCTTCAAGCCGTCCATCAGGCGCTGTCCGCGCTGTTCGATGGTCTTGAGAATGGGCTTGGTTTTGAGCAGGTTCAAGGTCGCATACGCGCCTGCCACACCGGGTTTGTTGTTGGTGTAGGTTCCGCCCTGCGCCACGCCATGTCCAATAATGGACATGATCTCTTTCTTTCCACCGAAGGCGGCGATCGGGTAGCCGTTGCCGAGGGCTTTGGCATACGTCACAAGGTCCGGGGTGATGCGGTAGTATTCCTGTGCGCCGCCGTTCGCAATGCGGAAGCCCGTCTTCACTTCATCCAAAATGAAGACACAGCCGTATTCTTCGGTCTTTTTGCGGATCAATTCAAGGAAGCCGTCCTGCGGATTGATGGCGGCGCAATTGCCCTGACACGGCTCGGTGATGACCGCCGCGATCTGCTCGCCGTAGGAGCGCATGACACGCTCGAAGCCTTCAAAATCGTTGAACGGCAGAGTGATGATGAATTCGCGCATCGACTTTGGAATGCCTGATGAGGCGGGCACAGGGATCGGACTACGGCGGTTGCCATACGCGTCCACCGGTGAATAGGTGGACCACAAAGTGTGGTCGTGAAAGCCGTGATAATTGCCCTCGAACTTCAGGATGATGTCGCGCCCGGTGAAGGCGCGCGCCACACGGATGGCATGCATGGTGGCTTCGGTGCCGGAACAGGCAAGGCGCACCATGTCGATGGCCGGAGACATCTCCACGATCATCTCTGCCACTTCCACTTCGAGTTCGCCTGTCATGGCGAACAGAATTCCCTTTTGTATTTCTTCAATGACCTTTTGATCCACTTCGTCATACGCGTGTCCCAAAATGATGGGACCGAATGCCATGCGATAGTCAATATATTTCTTTCCGTCCACATCCCACAAATGGGAACCTTTTGCCTTCTCCACGTAGGGCGTGATGCCATCCCCCCAAAAACGAAAATTGGAATTAACCCCCAACGGCGCCACCTTCTGCGCGCGCTGTTGCAACGACTGCGTCTTCGAGCCAAACATGATTTTTCTCCTTTATGAATTATGCGTTTTCGTTATCGGTTGTTTCCTTCGCAATTCTTTCAGGAATCCTCCACTGATATACATCCTTTAAAACGATCGGTACGATGGAGGTCGTGGTCTTGCGGACCCCCGGCACCTTGCGTATCACCTCCGTTACGAAATAATAGACCTCGGATGTGTCCTTCGACACCACCTGGATGCTGATATCGTTCTGACCGATGCCGCACGCCACATAGGTGACGTTCTCGAACGACGCCATCTTCTTGGCGACCTCCAGGATCATGTCCGATTCGACCTCCAGCCAGACATCCGCCTTGATGGTGTACCCCAGTGACTCGGGGTTGACCACCGCGCTGATCTGGATGACCCCTTCGTCGATCATGCGGTCGATGCGGTAACGGATGGCGCGCTCGGAGATATCTCCCAGGCGGCGCGAAATCTCCGAAGCGGACATACGCCCATCTTCGAGGAGTAAATTGACAATTTTTATATCTATTTTGTCGAATTCATACATGTTTCCACCATTCCGCTTCCGAAAATTACATGCGGTACTATACACCCATCCATTTGTACGGTCAAGATGGAATTTTTTTGACATTCCGTCATTTTCTTGTACAATAACCCATCACACTTCCAGGAATACACTGCATGAAAACCATCCCATTTGCAGAAATCAACAAACCGAAGATCGTCAAAGCAAAAGAATTGAAGATCGAACTACCGTCCAAGCCGGTCCGTTTTTACCGGCACGGCTGGCAGTCGTGGTCATTGAGCGCATGGACGGATATATCCATCCTGCCCACCCAAAAACCGACCATCTATCACCCACTGCAACTCGATGCCGTGTATGCGGATGAAACGAATCCGCATGGCTCATGGGTTGGCGCGGTCGAGTTCGCGGACGGGAACATCCTTCTGCTGGGAGCGCTTGCCACAGACGCGCATGTGTTCCTCACGGGGAATCAACTCGAAGGTCGGAGTGAGGCGGATGAGATCGAGTGGTTCGTCGCGCACGGCGCGGAGAGTCAGGTCTTCGATAAATATGTCAACGAGTTAGGCATCCGTTTTGGCAGGGCAGACAAAAACCATGCGCCGCGCGTGTGGTGTTCGTGGTACAGCCTGTACACCGCGATCGATGAAAAACTTTTACACGAAACCTTTGACGGACTCGGCAGCCTGCCCTTTGAAGTTTTGCAGGTGGACGACGGCTGGCAAAAGAGTATCGGCGATTGGGAAGTTAACGAAAAGTTTCCATCGGGCATGGCGGCGCTGGCGGAAAGGATCAAATCGACGGGCAGGCGCGCGGGATTGTGGCTCGCGCCGCTGATCGCCGCAAAATCGTCACGATTGTTCCACAAACATCGGGATTGGTTTTTACGGGATAAAAAAGGACAGCTCGTTTCGGCGGGATTCAATTGGGGACAGCCGCTCTATGCGCTCGACACCACGCATCCCGACGTCCGCTCGTGGTTGGTTGCGCTAATGGAGCAGGTGCGCCGCTGGGGCTTTGACTATTACAAACTGGACTTTTTATATGCGGGCGCG from Anaerolineales bacterium includes:
- a CDS encoding aminotransferase class III-fold pyridoxal phosphate-dependent enzyme codes for the protein MTKLSAQEIVDLNKEYTFFSWSAQGAVNPIPVTHAEGVYFYSADGKRYLDFASQLVNTNVGHQHPKVVKAIQDQAAVLTFASPGAATEPRGLLGKKLAEITPGDLKKTFFTLGGAEANENAIKIARQYTGRHKILARYRSYHGATHGAIALTGDYRRLAAEPAISGVVHFLDPYCYRCPFGWTKETCHRECISHVEEVIQHEGPDQIAAIILEGVTGTNGLIIPPDEYWSRMRKICDKYGILLISDEVMSGWGRTGEWFAVDNWKVTPDIITTAKGITAGYVPLGAVIVREHIAKHFDDHTLVAGLTYNGHALACATALATIEAYEEDKIFENARKVGKYLGKRLEELKAKHPSVGDVRYIGMFSALELVKNRETKEPLDITALKNFLISNGVYVFNFKNILFVVPPLVITEEQLDEGLNLLDEGLAELMDKMAV
- the gntE gene encoding guanitoxin biosynthesis PLP-dependent transaminase GntE translates to MFGSKTQSLQQRAQKVAPLGVNSNFRFWGDGITPYVEKAKGSHLWDVDGKKYIDYRMAFGPIILGHAYDEVDQKVIEEIQKGILFAMTGELEVEVAEMIVEMSPAIDMVRLACSGTEATMHAIRVARAFTGRDIILKFEGNYHGFHDHTLWSTYSPVDAYGNRRSPIPVPASSGIPKSMREFIITLPFNDFEGFERVMRSYGEQIAAVITEPCQGNCAAINPQDGFLELIRKKTEEYGCVFILDEVKTGFRIANGGAQEYYRITPDLVTYAKALGNGYPIAAFGGKKEIMSIIGHGVAQGGTYTNNKPGVAGAYATLNLLKTKPILKTIEQRGQRLMDGLKEIFEENNIPAVFTGYPAMFSFSLNTESVTCQRDWAQSDHELYLELADKAIARGVMPDHDAREPWFMCYEHSDADIDETLNVYAEIVKEVKQ
- a CDS encoding Lrp/AsnC family transcriptional regulator, producing MYEFDKIDIKIVNLLLEDGRMSASEISRRLGDISERAIRYRIDRMIDEGVIQISAVVNPESLGYTIKADVWLEVESDMILEVAKKMASFENVTYVACGIGQNDISIQVVSKDTSEVYYFVTEVIRKVPGVRKTTTSIVPIVLKDVYQWRIPERIAKETTDNENA
- a CDS encoding alpha-galactosidase; translation: MKTIPFAEINKPKIVKAKELKIELPSKPVRFYRHGWQSWSLSAWTDISILPTQKPTIYHPLQLDAVYADETNPHGSWVGAVEFADGNILLLGALATDAHVFLTGNQLEGRSEADEIEWFVAHGAESQVFDKYVNELGIRFGRADKNHAPRVWCSWYSLYTAIDEKLLHETFDGLGSLPFEVLQVDDGWQKSIGDWEVNEKFPSGMAALAERIKSTGRRAGLWLAPLIAAKSSRLFHKHRDWFLRDKKGQLVSAGFNWGQPLYALDTTHPDVRSWLVALMEQVRRWGFDYYKLDFLYAGALQGKRHVDMPREAAYRECLKYMREAMGEGAFFLTCGTPILPALGMCDAIRIGPDVSHEWENYRNETILQNFTTPGTKNAIRTVVHRLWLKDLVHIDPDVAYFESKENLLEEEHKAQLQDLALICDFKATSDLPQWMTASEREQIRAFLLAQPNVTQLSRYVYQLDERTVDFSSAVELPNPPQGFAALWAEFLGWLGNWQFVLRILKMLDDNALRKRIARI